The following proteins come from a genomic window of Oricola thermophila:
- a CDS encoding DNA translocase FtsK codes for MSALLRRQLEIVAGFALWTLSAFALFALATWNVADPSWSFATDAPVGNAMGYPGAVFADLMMQFFGIAALPALVPLVFWGHARIRGHYWPHALRRLAVWPLAAVLTAAAIGCLPVTAHWPLPTGLGGVLGDMVLRLPGMLSGGYPEGWVRLLAFLVAMPAAFYAMAVSCGFMWHETEESDAGDDDEEAGGRFVTLGAVIHGLYTLRSALRRAVFGSRRRPSASRRRIVAEEPGSRVEPEFAGEDMPDAVEDDYRDDDDDWAPQPVRGAEPDAAASPVRVAPAAPKPKPSVRVQREAQTSFLPDGGFELPPIHLLAEPKNVARDASLSAEALEANARVLEGVLEDFGVRGEIIQVRPGPVVTLYELEPAPGIKSSRVIGLAEDIARSMSAVAARVAVVPGRNAIGIELPNARRETVFLRELISSQAYDSSKAKLALTLGKTINGEAVIADLAKMPHLLVAGTTGSGKSVAINTMILSILYKMTPEECRLIMIDPKMLELSVYDGIPHLLTPVVTDPKKAVVALKWTVREMEQRYKNMSKIGVRNIDGFNAKVREAAKKGKPITRTVQTGFDRETGEAIYETETLDLEPMPYIIVIIDEMADLMMVAGKDIEGAVQRLAQMARAAGIHVIMATQRPSVDVITGTIKANFPTRISFQVTSKIDSRTILGEQGAEQLLGMGDMLYMAGGGRIQRVHGPFVSDREVEEIVAHLKTQGVPEYLESVTEEDEEDAAASGAAGGMGESDDPYDQAVAIVLRDKKASTSYIQRRLGIGYNRAASLIERMEEEGIIGPANHAGKREILVPTEDDEV; via the coding sequence ATGAGCGCGCTGCTGCGCCGGCAGCTGGAAATCGTTGCCGGATTTGCCCTGTGGACGCTGAGCGCATTCGCCCTGTTCGCGCTGGCGACATGGAACGTGGCCGATCCGAGCTGGAGCTTCGCCACCGACGCGCCGGTCGGCAACGCGATGGGCTACCCCGGCGCGGTGTTCGCCGACCTGATGATGCAGTTCTTCGGCATCGCGGCGCTTCCGGCCCTGGTGCCGCTGGTCTTCTGGGGCCATGCGCGCATCCGGGGGCACTACTGGCCGCATGCATTGCGCCGCCTCGCCGTCTGGCCGCTGGCCGCGGTGCTGACCGCCGCGGCGATCGGCTGCCTGCCCGTGACCGCGCACTGGCCGCTGCCCACCGGGCTCGGCGGCGTCCTCGGCGACATGGTGCTGCGCCTGCCCGGCATGCTGAGCGGCGGCTACCCCGAGGGATGGGTGCGCCTGCTGGCCTTCCTCGTGGCGATGCCGGCGGCTTTCTACGCCATGGCCGTGTCATGCGGTTTCATGTGGCATGAGACGGAGGAAAGCGATGCCGGTGACGATGACGAAGAGGCCGGCGGGCGATTCGTGACGCTCGGTGCCGTGATTCACGGCCTTTACACGCTGCGCTCGGCGCTGCGCCGGGCCGTGTTCGGCTCGCGGCGAAGGCCTTCCGCATCGCGGCGCAGGATCGTGGCGGAGGAACCGGGTTCACGGGTCGAACCGGAATTCGCCGGCGAGGACATGCCGGACGCCGTGGAGGATGACTACCGCGACGACGACGATGACTGGGCGCCCCAGCCGGTGCGCGGCGCCGAACCGGATGCCGCCGCTTCCCCTGTGCGCGTCGCGCCGGCCGCGCCGAAGCCGAAGCCTTCGGTGCGCGTGCAGCGCGAGGCGCAGACGAGCTTCCTTCCGGATGGCGGTTTCGAACTGCCGCCGATCCATCTGCTCGCCGAACCAAAGAACGTCGCCAGGGACGCGAGCCTGTCCGCCGAGGCGCTGGAGGCCAATGCGCGCGTGCTGGAAGGCGTGCTGGAGGATTTCGGCGTGCGCGGCGAGATCATCCAGGTCCGTCCCGGCCCGGTGGTCACGCTCTACGAGCTGGAACCGGCGCCCGGCATCAAGTCGAGCCGCGTGATCGGCCTTGCCGAGGATATCGCCCGCTCCATGAGCGCCGTGGCGGCGCGCGTCGCCGTCGTGCCGGGCCGCAATGCCATCGGCATCGAGCTGCCGAACGCGCGCCGCGAGACGGTGTTCCTGCGCGAGCTGATCTCCTCCCAGGCCTACGATTCCTCCAAGGCCAAGCTGGCGCTCACCCTGGGCAAGACGATCAATGGCGAGGCGGTGATCGCCGATCTCGCCAAGATGCCGCACCTGCTGGTCGCCGGTACCACCGGCTCGGGCAAGTCGGTCGCCATCAACACCATGATCCTGTCGATCCTCTACAAGATGACGCCGGAAGAATGCCGGCTCATCATGATCGACCCGAAAATGCTGGAACTGTCCGTCTATGACGGCATTCCGCACCTGCTGACGCCGGTGGTTACCGATCCGAAGAAGGCCGTCGTGGCGCTGAAATGGACCGTCCGCGAGATGGAGCAGCGCTACAAGAACATGTCGAAGATCGGCGTGCGCAACATAGACGGCTTCAACGCCAAGGTCCGCGAGGCGGCGAAGAAGGGCAAGCCGATCACGCGCACGGTGCAGACCGGGTTCGACCGCGAGACCGGCGAGGCGATCTACGAGACCGAGACCCTGGATCTCGAGCCGATGCCCTACATCATCGTCATCATCGACGAGATGGCGGACCTGATGATGGTTGCCGGCAAGGACATCGAGGGCGCGGTGCAGCGCCTGGCCCAGATGGCACGTGCCGCCGGAATCCACGTCATCATGGCCACGCAACGTCCCTCGGTCGATGTCATCACCGGCACGATCAAGGCGAACTTCCCGACGCGCATCTCCTTCCAGGTGACGTCGAAGATCGACAGCCGCACCATCCTCGGCGAGCAGGGCGCGGAACAGCTGCTCGGCATGGGCGACATGCTCTACATGGCCGGCGGCGGGCGCATACAGCGCGTGCACGGCCCCTTCGTGTCCGACCGCGAGGTCGAGGAAATCGTCGCCCACCTGAAGACGCAGGGCGTGCCGGAATATCTCGAATCGGTGACCGAGGAAGACGAGGAGGACGCCGCCGCCTCCGGCGCCGCCGGCGGAATGGGCGAGTCCGACGATCCCTACGACCAGGCCGTCGCCATCGTGCTGCGCGACAAGAAGGCGTCGACCTCCTACATCCAGCGCCGGCTGGGCATCGGCTACAACCGCGCCGCTTCGCTGATCGAGCGCATGGAGGAGGAGGGAATCATCGGTCCCGCCAACCATGCGGGCAAGCGCGAGATTCTCGTGCCGACGGAAGACGACGAGGTCTAG
- a CDS encoding outer membrane lipoprotein carrier protein LolA, which produces MSKNTVALSRRHVLSGIAAAGLAAVLPAAPAAAAQDAAQRIADHFSSVRTMAGEFVQFGPNGEQTGGKFYIERPGKMLFLYEEPSPIRVVADGKTLVVNNKKLNTWDMYPLGKTPLKVLLGDRIDLTEKRVRKVTEGEELTTIVIGDKQLFGDSEITMMFDPASYDLRQWTIRDAQGKDTTVMVFNVQQGVKFGAKTFDIPYERIRREQGN; this is translated from the coding sequence ATGAGCAAGAACACCGTCGCCCTCTCCCGCCGCCATGTCCTGTCCGGCATCGCTGCCGCCGGCCTTGCGGCCGTGCTTCCCGCCGCGCCCGCCGCCGCGGCCCAGGATGCCGCGCAGCGGATCGCGGACCATTTTTCCAGCGTGCGCACCATGGCCGGCGAGTTCGTCCAGTTCGGCCCGAACGGCGAGCAGACCGGCGGAAAGTTCTACATTGAACGTCCCGGCAAGATGCTGTTCCTCTACGAGGAGCCCTCGCCGATCCGGGTGGTGGCCGACGGCAAGACGCTCGTCGTCAACAACAAGAAGCTGAACACATGGGACATGTACCCGCTCGGCAAGACGCCGCTGAAGGTGCTGCTCGGCGACCGGATCGACCTGACCGAGAAGCGGGTGCGCAAGGTGACGGAAGGCGAAGAGCTGACGACGATCGTCATCGGCGACAAGCAGCTTTTCGGCGACAGCGAGATCACCATGATGTTCGATCCGGCGAGCTACGACCTGCGCCAGTGGACGATTCGCGACGCCCAGGGCAAGGACACCACGGTGATGGTGTTCAATGTCCAGCAGGGCGTGAAGTTCGGCGCCAAGACCTTCGACATCCCCTACGAGCGCATCCGGCGCGAACAGGGCAACTGA
- a CDS encoding exodeoxyribonuclease III gives MTVSVATWNINSVRLRLPLVQSFLESWQPDVLCLQETKCPNDQFPLKAFHRMGYEHVEMHGQKGYHGVATISRFPLEAVEARDFCGIGDTRHLDCVVRTPRRALRIHNFYVPAGGDEPDPEINPKFRHKLDFLEEMRTITADPGGADSVLLVGDLNIAPLETDVWSHKQLLKVVSHTPVETETLEDVRRAGGWSDLIRVAIPPEEKIYTWWSYRARDWDVSDRGRRLDHVWGSPDLEPMLSDITVLREARGWEKPSDHVPVIARFRLDG, from the coding sequence ATGACCGTTTCCGTCGCCACCTGGAACATCAATTCGGTCCGCCTGCGGCTGCCGCTGGTCCAGTCGTTCCTGGAATCCTGGCAGCCCGACGTGCTGTGCCTGCAGGAAACGAAGTGCCCGAACGACCAGTTTCCGCTGAAGGCCTTTCACCGGATGGGCTACGAGCATGTCGAGATGCATGGCCAGAAGGGCTATCACGGCGTGGCGACGATCTCGAGATTTCCCCTCGAGGCGGTCGAGGCCCGCGATTTCTGCGGCATCGGCGATACAAGGCACCTCGATTGCGTCGTCCGGACGCCCCGCCGTGCGCTGCGCATCCACAATTTCTACGTTCCCGCGGGCGGGGACGAGCCTGACCCGGAAATCAACCCGAAATTCCGGCACAAGCTGGACTTCCTCGAGGAGATGCGGACCATAACCGCCGATCCCGGCGGGGCCGACTCGGTGCTGCTGGTCGGCGATCTCAACATCGCGCCGCTGGAAACCGACGTCTGGTCGCACAAGCAACTCCTCAAGGTCGTCAGCCACACGCCGGTCGAGACGGAAACGCTGGAGGATGTGCGCAGGGCCGGCGGCTGGTCCGACCTGATCCGCGTCGCCATCCCGCCGGAAGAGAAGATATACACCTGGTGGAGCTACCGTGCGCGCGACTGGGACGTGTCCGACCGCGGACGCCGCCTCGACCATGTATGGGGTTCGCCGGATCTCGAGCCGATGCTGTCCGACATCACGGTGCTGCGCGAGGCGCGCGGCTGGGAAAAGCCGTCCGACCACGTGCCGGTGATCGCGAGGTTCAGGCTGGACGGCTAG
- a CDS encoding cyclic nucleotide-binding domain-containing protein encodes MSLEDDIRILSGVSLFEELSSEQLRLLAFGAERIRIAKGRELYREGQNAECGYVVVSGSIDLFRDTLRGRQVVRQAEPGDLLGELALITETQRLTGALASEESQVIRINRSLFRRMLEEYPETAAALHGRLKDRLSDFLKQIAALDGRFDGEPL; translated from the coding sequence TTGTCGCTTGAAGATGATATTCGCATTCTTTCCGGCGTTTCGCTGTTCGAGGAGCTGAGCTCCGAGCAGCTGCGCCTGCTTGCCTTCGGCGCGGAGCGCATCAGGATCGCGAAGGGCCGCGAACTCTATCGCGAGGGCCAGAATGCCGAATGCGGCTACGTCGTCGTCTCGGGCAGCATAGACCTGTTCCGGGACACGTTGCGCGGCCGCCAGGTGGTCAGGCAGGCGGAACCGGGCGACCTGCTCGGCGAACTGGCACTGATCACCGAGACGCAGCGGCTCACCGGCGCGCTGGCGTCGGAGGAATCGCAGGTCATTCGCATCAACCGCAGCCTGTTCCGCCGCATGCTCGAGGAATATCCGGAAACCGCCGCAGCACTGCATGGCCGCCTGAAAGACCGGCTGAGCGACTTCCTTAAACAGATCGCGGCGCTGGACGGACGCTTCGACGGCGAACCGCTCTAG
- a CDS encoding response regulator transcription factor: MNPRTILLVDDDEDLREMLVEQLALYEEFMVLEEDTATKGIQAARGGVVDLLIIDVGLPDMDGREAVKILRKSGFKAPVIMLTGHDTDSDTILGLEAGANDYVTKPFKFAVLLARIRAQLRQHEQSEDATFVVGPYTFKPSQKLLIDGNGSKIRLTEKESAIIKYLYRADRKVVTRDTLLEEVWGYNSGVTTHTLETHVYRLRQKIEKDPSNAQILVTESGGYKLNP; this comes from the coding sequence ATGAATCCACGAACCATTCTTCTGGTCGACGACGACGAGGATCTGCGCGAGATGCTGGTCGAGCAGCTCGCGCTCTACGAGGAATTCATGGTTCTGGAGGAAGACACGGCCACCAAGGGAATACAGGCCGCGCGCGGCGGCGTGGTCGACCTGCTGATCATCGATGTCGGCCTTCCCGACATGGATGGCCGCGAGGCTGTGAAGATCCTGCGCAAGTCCGGCTTCAAGGCGCCGGTCATCATGCTGACCGGGCACGACACCGATTCCGACACCATTCTCGGCCTCGAGGCGGGCGCCAACGACTATGTCACCAAGCCGTTCAAGTTCGCCGTGCTGCTGGCGCGCATCCGCGCCCAGCTGCGCCAGCACGAGCAGAGCGAGGACGCCACCTTCGTCGTCGGCCCCTACACCTTCAAGCCCAGCCAGAAGCTCCTCATCGACGGCAACGGTTCGAAGATCCGCCTGACGGAGAAGGAATCGGCGATCATCAAGTATCTCTACCGCGCCGACCGCAAGGTCGTGACCCGCGACACCCTTCTCGAGGAAGTCTGGGGCTACAATTCCGGCGTGACGACCCACACGCTGGAAACCCACGTCTACCGGCTGCGCCAGAAGATCGAGAAGGATCCGTCCAACGCGCAGATTCTCGTCACGGAAAGCGGCGGATACAAGCTCAATCCTTAG
- a CDS encoding L,D-transpeptidase family protein — translation MNEKGRGKNRVISTLWVRRAPRDRRRGLLIAGEEAFSCALGRSGMRAPKREGDGATPVGAMRVVAGWYRPDRLARPATLVPLTPITARDGWCDAPADPNYNRPVRLPYAASHEKMLRDDRLYDVCLVLDWNLLPFGRRRNGGSAIFLHVAKPGFPPTEGCIAVAPETMRRLLPRIGPGTVVKTLF, via the coding sequence TTGAACGAAAAAGGGCGAGGAAAAAACCGGGTCATTTCAACGCTCTGGGTCCGCCGCGCACCGCGCGACCGACGCCGGGGCCTGCTGATCGCCGGCGAAGAGGCGTTTTCCTGTGCGCTGGGGCGCTCCGGAATGCGGGCGCCGAAGCGCGAGGGCGACGGCGCCACGCCGGTCGGCGCGATGCGCGTGGTCGCCGGCTGGTACAGGCCCGACCGGCTCGCCAGGCCCGCGACCTTGGTGCCGCTCACGCCGATCACGGCGCGCGACGGCTGGTGCGACGCGCCGGCGGACCCGAACTACAACCGGCCGGTGCGCCTGCCCTATGCCGCAAGCCATGAAAAGATGCTGCGCGACGACCGGCTCTACGATGTCTGCCTGGTGCTCGACTGGAACCTGCTGCCATTCGGGCGCAGGCGCAACGGCGGCTCGGCGATCTTCCTCCATGTCGCGAAGCCCGGCTTCCCGCCGACCGAGGGCTGTATCGCGGTGGCACCGGAAACGATGCGACGGCTGCTGCCGCGCATCGGTCCGGGAACGGTGGTGAAAACCCTCTTCTAG
- a CDS encoding DUF1761 domain-containing protein, which produces MTFGGANYLAILVAAVAAYLAGAIYYGWLGRTWLDAARIKPEEAKMSLPLMVTGFVCELVMAWVLAGVIGHLGAVTIRAGLLAGFLLWLGFIATTQTVNHRYQGFGWKLTLIDSVHWLVVALLMGGIIGAFGV; this is translated from the coding sequence ATGACATTCGGCGGTGCGAACTACCTGGCGATCCTGGTCGCGGCCGTGGCGGCCTATCTTGCCGGCGCGATCTACTATGGCTGGCTTGGCAGGACATGGCTGGACGCGGCGCGCATAAAGCCGGAAGAGGCGAAGATGTCGCTGCCGCTGATGGTCACGGGGTTCGTCTGCGAACTTGTCATGGCCTGGGTGCTGGCCGGCGTGATCGGCCATCTCGGCGCGGTCACGATTCGCGCCGGCCTCCTTGCCGGCTTCCTGCTCTGGCTGGGATTCATCGCCACAACGCAGACCGTCAACCACCGCTACCAGGGCTTCGGCTGGAAGCTGACCCTGATCGACAGCGTCCACTGGCTGGTCGTGGCGCTCCTGATGGGCGGCATCATCGGCGCCTTCGGCGTCTAG
- a CDS encoding class I SAM-dependent methyltransferase, translating to MDPDRAEFIRTNTAVMAPPHVPEIALHLADEAHDLWHKTEEELQRIGLEPPFWAFAWAGGQGLARYVLDNPDCVKGRRVLDFATGSGLVAIAAAKAGAAHVTAADIDPFCASAVALNAGLNDAEIAYEGRDLVGRPVDAEVLLAGDVFFDREMSDAIVPWFESLAGSGVRILVGDPGRAYLPRGRLSRLAEYNVAVTRALEDAETKRTSVWQFA from the coding sequence ATGGATCCCGACAGGGCGGAATTCATCCGCACCAACACCGCCGTGATGGCGCCGCCGCACGTGCCGGAAATCGCCCTGCACCTGGCCGACGAGGCCCACGACCTCTGGCACAAGACCGAGGAGGAGTTGCAGCGGATCGGCCTCGAACCGCCCTTCTGGGCCTTCGCCTGGGCCGGCGGCCAGGGGCTGGCGCGATACGTTCTCGACAATCCCGACTGCGTGAAGGGCCGCCGCGTGCTGGATTTTGCCACCGGCTCCGGCCTCGTGGCCATCGCCGCCGCGAAGGCGGGCGCGGCGCATGTGACCGCCGCCGACATAGATCCGTTCTGCGCAAGTGCCGTGGCGCTCAATGCCGGCCTGAATGACGCCGAAATCGCCTATGAGGGACGCGATCTCGTGGGCAGACCGGTCGACGCGGAGGTGCTGCTCGCCGGCGACGTCTTCTTCGACCGGGAGATGAGCGACGCCATCGTGCCCTGGTTCGAATCGCTTGCCGGCAGCGGTGTCCGGATCCTGGTCGGCGACCCGGGCCGCGCCTACCTGCCGCGCGGAAGGCTTTCCCGCCTGGCCGAGTACAACGTCGCCGTCACCCGCGCGCTGGAGGACGCGGAGACCAAGCGGACGAGCGTCTGGCAATTCGCTTGA
- a CDS encoding EVE domain-containing protein, translated as MANYWLFKSEPFKFSWEMLKEKGEAGEEWDGVRNYQARNNMRAMKIGDKGFFYHSNEGLEIVGIAEVCAEVHPDSTTDDPRWECVDIRAVCDMPKPVTLKEVKANPKLENMALVTSMRLSVQPVTEDEWLEVCRMGGLDNPPM; from the coding sequence ATGGCGAATTACTGGTTGTTCAAGTCCGAGCCCTTCAAGTTTTCATGGGAAATGCTCAAGGAGAAGGGCGAGGCCGGCGAGGAATGGGACGGCGTGCGTAACTACCAGGCGCGCAACAACATGCGGGCCATGAAGATCGGCGACAAGGGCTTCTTCTACCATTCCAACGAGGGGCTCGAGATCGTCGGCATCGCCGAGGTCTGTGCCGAGGTGCACCCCGATTCGACCACGGACGACCCGCGCTGGGAATGCGTGGACATACGCGCCGTTTGCGACATGCCGAAGCCGGTGACGCTGAAAGAGGTGAAGGCCAATCCGAAGCTCGAGAACATGGCGCTGGTGACGTCCATGCGCCTGTCCGTCCAGCCGGTCACCGAGGACGAGTGGCTGGAAGTGTGCCGCATGGGCGGCCTCGACAACCCGCCGATGTGA
- a CDS encoding NAD(P)H-dependent glycerol-3-phosphate dehydrogenase has translation MRTDRVAVLGAGAWGTALATSFHRAGLDCVLWGRDAETVAAIVESRRNPRYLGDIALPEGMKATTDLDTALAGAGIVVLAVPAQTMRGFLSAIADRTPPDAVFVCVAKGIDRETGRTMSEIIDEIAGRDRSAVLSGPSFAADVASGLPTAVTVAAHDIEAAKALAAALSSRTLRCYASDDLAGVELGGALKNVLAIAAGIVHGRALGASALAALTARGFAELRRFASALGARPETLSGLSGLGDLILTCGSEKSRNFAYGAALARGDDLGGMKLAEGVHTASVAARMAREHGIDAPIVFAVDAILAGRISIDEAMSALMSRPLKTET, from the coding sequence ATGAGAACGGATCGCGTCGCCGTGCTCGGCGCCGGTGCCTGGGGCACGGCGCTCGCCACCTCGTTTCACCGTGCCGGGCTCGATTGCGTGCTGTGGGGGCGGGACGCGGAAACCGTGGCCGCCATCGTCGAAAGCCGGCGCAATCCGCGCTATCTCGGCGACATCGCCCTGCCGGAGGGCATGAAGGCCACGACCGACCTCGACACGGCTCTCGCCGGGGCCGGCATCGTCGTCCTCGCCGTGCCGGCGCAGACGATGCGCGGTTTCCTTTCCGCCATCGCCGACAGGACGCCGCCCGACGCCGTGTTCGTCTGCGTCGCCAAGGGGATCGACCGCGAGACCGGCCGGACCATGTCGGAGATCATCGACGAGATCGCCGGGCGCGATCGCTCGGCCGTGCTGTCTGGACCGAGCTTCGCGGCCGACGTGGCTTCCGGCCTGCCGACCGCGGTCACCGTTGCCGCGCACGACATCGAGGCGGCCAAGGCACTCGCCGCGGCGCTCTCGAGCCGCACCCTGCGCTGCTACGCCTCCGACGACCTGGCTGGCGTCGAACTGGGCGGCGCGCTGAAGAACGTGCTCGCCATCGCCGCCGGCATCGTCCACGGGCGCGCGCTCGGCGCAAGCGCGCTGGCGGCGCTGACGGCGCGCGGCTTTGCCGAGTTGCGGCGATTCGCCTCGGCGCTCGGCGCGCGGCCGGAGACGCTTTCCGGCCTGTCCGGCCTCGGCGACCTGATTCTCACCTGCGGATCGGAGAAATCGCGCAACTTCGCCTATGGCGCGGCCCTTGCACGCGGGGACGACCTCGGCGGCATGAAGCTGGCCGAGGGCGTCCACACGGCATCCGTGGCGGCACGGATGGCGCGCGAGCACGGCATCGACGCGCCGATCGTCTTCGCCGTCGACGCGATCCTGGCCGGCCGCATTTCCATAGACGAGGCGATGTCGGCGCTGATGTCGCGTCCGCTCAAGACCGAGACTTGA
- the tsaD gene encoding tRNA (adenosine(37)-N6)-threonylcarbamoyltransferase complex transferase subunit TsaD, with product MTTVLGIETSCDETAAAVVRRAGPGAPGEILSNVVYSQIDDHAAYGGVVPEIAARAHVEALDSIIARALAEAGTTFGDIDAVAVTAGPGLIGGLMVGVMTAKAICAAKSLPLVAVNHLEGHALTPRLTDGIGFPYLLLLVSGGHTQIVLVRGLGDYARWGTTIDDALGEAFDKTAKLLALPYPGGPAVEREAAKGDPKRFALPRPMKGEDRLDFSFSGLKTAVRREATALAPLTDRDVADLCASFQAAVTDTLADRVERALARYRAEVADGPADFVVAGGVAANAAIRAMLAETCERHGFTLHAPPLNLCSDNAVMIAWAGLEHFDGGETSGLDFAPRSRWPLDADAEALIGGGKRGAKA from the coding sequence ATGACCACCGTACTTGGCATCGAGACAAGCTGCGACGAGACGGCGGCAGCGGTCGTCCGGCGTGCCGGCCCCGGCGCACCGGGCGAGATCCTGTCCAACGTCGTCTACAGCCAGATCGACGACCATGCCGCCTATGGCGGCGTCGTGCCCGAAATCGCCGCGCGCGCCCATGTCGAGGCGCTCGATTCCATCATCGCCCGCGCGCTGGCCGAGGCCGGAACGACATTCGGCGACATCGATGCCGTCGCCGTCACTGCCGGCCCCGGCCTTATCGGCGGACTGATGGTCGGCGTCATGACCGCCAAGGCGATCTGTGCGGCGAAGAGCCTGCCGCTGGTCGCCGTCAATCACCTCGAGGGCCATGCCCTGACGCCACGCCTGACCGACGGCATCGGGTTTCCCTACCTGCTTCTGCTCGTTTCCGGCGGCCACACCCAGATCGTGCTGGTGAGGGGGCTCGGCGACTATGCCCGCTGGGGCACGACAATCGACGACGCGCTTGGCGAGGCCTTCGACAAGACGGCAAAGCTGCTTGCCCTGCCCTATCCGGGCGGTCCGGCGGTGGAACGCGAGGCGGCGAAGGGCGATCCGAAGCGCTTCGCCCTGCCGCGCCCGATGAAGGGCGAGGACAGGCTGGACTTCTCCTTTTCCGGCCTCAAGACGGCCGTGCGACGCGAAGCGACCGCGCTGGCGCCGCTGACCGACCGCGATGTCGCCGATCTCTGCGCCTCGTTCCAGGCCGCCGTCACCGACACGCTGGCCGATCGCGTGGAGCGCGCCCTTGCCCGCTACCGCGCCGAGGTCGCGGACGGTCCGGCGGATTTCGTCGTCGCCGGCGGCGTCGCCGCCAATGCGGCGATCCGCGCCATGCTGGCCGAAACCTGCGAGCGGCACGGCTTCACCCTGCACGCGCCGCCGCTGAACCTCTGTTCCGACAACGCGGTGATGATCGCCTGGGCCGGGCTGGAACATTTCGACGGGGGCGAGACCAGCGGGCTGGATTTCGCGCCGCGCTCGCGCTGGCCGCTCGACGCGGATGCCGAGGCGTTGATCGGCGGCGGCAAGCGGGGAGCCAAGGCATGA
- the hemC gene encoding hydroxymethylbilane synthase, which yields MQTVMAGQDAIRIGTRGSPLALAQAHEVRDRLVAAHGMSADRIEIVVISTAGDRIQDRPLAEVGGKGLFTQEIEEQLRDGRIDLAVHSSKDMPTVLPDGLALTAFLEREDPRDAFISQKAKSLRDLRRGAVVGSSSLRRQALIRRLRPDIEVVQFRGNVQTRLRKLAEGVADATLLANAGLRRLGKTDIITDLMDTGFFPPAPGQGAICIEGRAGDPRTDALVEPLNHEATATALACERAFLAELDGSCRTPIAGLATVADGALAFRGMILTPDGTQAHETALEGAPGDAAALGREAGRKLRQAAGDGFFSSWQ from the coding sequence TTGCAAACAGTGATGGCAGGGCAGGACGCAATCAGGATCGGAACGCGGGGCAGCCCGCTGGCACTGGCACAGGCACACGAGGTGCGCGACCGGCTCGTCGCCGCCCACGGCATGTCCGCGGACCGGATCGAGATCGTCGTCATCTCGACGGCGGGCGACCGGATCCAGGACCGGCCGCTGGCCGAGGTCGGCGGCAAGGGCCTGTTCACGCAGGAAATCGAGGAGCAGCTTCGCGACGGCCGGATCGATCTTGCCGTGCATTCGTCGAAGGACATGCCGACCGTGCTGCCGGACGGGCTGGCGCTGACCGCATTCCTCGAACGCGAGGATCCCCGCGATGCCTTCATTTCTCAGAAGGCGAAATCGCTGAGGGACCTGCGGCGCGGCGCCGTGGTCGGCTCGTCCTCGCTCCGGCGCCAGGCGCTGATCCGTAGGCTGAGGCCGGATATCGAGGTGGTGCAGTTCCGCGGCAACGTGCAGACGCGGCTGCGCAAACTCGCGGAAGGGGTTGCGGACGCGACCCTGCTCGCCAATGCCGGTCTCAGGCGGCTGGGCAAGACCGACATCATCACCGACCTGATGGACACCGGTTTCTTCCCGCCCGCGCCGGGGCAGGGCGCGATCTGCATCGAGGGCCGCGCGGGAGACCCGCGCACGGACGCGCTGGTCGAGCCGCTGAACCACGAAGCCACCGCCACGGCGCTTGCCTGCGAACGCGCCTTCCTCGCCGAGCTCGACGGGTCCTGCCGCACCCCGATCGCCGGACTGGCGACGGTCGCCGACGGGGCGCTGGCCTTTCGCGGCATGATCCTGACGCCGGACGGCACGCAGGCGCACGAGACCGCGCTCGAGGGTGCGCCCGGCGATGCCGCCGCGCTCGGTCGCGAGGCCGGCCGCAAGCTGCGGCAGGCCGCGGGAGACGGTTTCTTCTCGTCGTGGCAATGA